A single Caretta caretta isolate rCarCar2 chromosome 2, rCarCar1.hap1, whole genome shotgun sequence DNA region contains:
- the LOC125631713 gene encoding C-C chemokine receptor type 5, producing the protein MDNETDMTTYDYYTGSEPCQKADVKKFASQFLPPLYSLVLIFGLVGNALVVLILIKYKRLRSMTDIYLLNLAISDLLFILSLPFWAYYAAHEWDFGNAMCKILSGIYYAGFYSGIFFIILLTVDRYLAIVHAVFALKARTVTYGIITSVVIWGVAILASLPGFIFHKAKRESYHFTCSPHYPLGQESKWKQFQTLKMNILGLVIPLVIMIFCYAEIIKTLLRCRNEKKHKAVRLIFIIMIVYFLFWAPYNIVVLMYTFQDSFSLNNCENSSQLEVAIQVTEATAMIHCCINPMIYAFAGEKFRKYLYTFFRNHIAIHLYKYCPVLYAEAPDRVSSTYTPSTGEQEFSAAL; encoded by the coding sequence ATGGATAACGAAACTGACATGACAACCTATGATTATTATACTGGCTCAGAACCATGCCAAAAAGCTGATGTCAAAAAATTTGCATCCCAGTTTCTGCCACCGCTGTACTCCTTGGTGCTGATATTTGGCCTGGTGGGCAATGCGCTAGTTGtgctgatcctgataaaatacaAGAGGCTGAGAAGCATGACTGACATCTATCTGCTGAATCTGGCAATTTCCGATTTGCTTTTTATTCTTTCCCTGCCATTTTGGGCTTACTATGCAGCACATGAGTGGGATTTTGGAAATGCAATGTGTAAAATTCTTTCAGGGATCTATTATGCTGGCTTCTACAGTGGAATTTTTTTCATAATACTTTTGACAGTAGATAGATATCTGGCCATTGTCCATGCAGTGTTTGCTTTAAAGGCTAGGACAGTTACCTATGGCATCATCACAAGTGTTGTCATTTGGGGTGTTGCAATATTAGCCTCTCTGCCAGGATTTATATTTCACAAAGCTAAAAGGGAGTCATATCATTTTACATGTAGCCCTCATTATCCATTGGGACAGGAAAGTAAATGGAAGCAATTCCAGACTTTAAAGATGAACATCCTGGGACTTGTCATTCCACTGGTCATTATGATCTTTTGCTATGCCGAGATTATAAAGACATTACTGAGATGTAGGAATGAGAAAAAACATAAGGCAGTCAGGCTTATTTTTATCATAATGattgtttattttctcttctgGGCACCATACAACATCGTTGTTCTCATGTACACTTTTCAAGATTCATTTTCCCTAAATAACTGTGAGAACAGCAGTCAGCTAGAGGTAGCAATCCAAGTGACAGAAGCGACTGCAATGATCCACTGTTGTATCAACCCCATGATCTATGCTTTCGCTGGTGAAAAGTTTAGGAAATATCTTTATACCTTTTTCCGAAACCACATTGCAATCCATTTGTATAAATATTGCCCAGTTCTCTATGCTGAGGCACCTGACCGAGTTAGTTCTACATACACCCCATCTACGGGGGAGCAGGAATTCTCAGCTGCATTGTGA